From a region of the Corallococcus coralloides DSM 2259 genome:
- a CDS encoding DUF2267 domain-containing protein — MATPVPPDTHAVPVKERDESLELQPFLDEIQGDAVMHSQGLEAREAASAVFCSLARRLSDGEDVKLYRALPGGIGAILGACSVHRGPSRAKRIGRDEFITDVADHLNIKPDQAFRVVTAVFTAVRDRIPEEEVAAVASQLPADLGDLFRRPV; from the coding sequence ATGGCCACGCCTGTTCCTCCCGACACCCACGCCGTGCCCGTCAAGGAGCGCGACGAGTCGCTCGAACTCCAGCCGTTCCTGGACGAAATCCAGGGGGACGCTGTCATGCACAGCCAGGGCCTGGAGGCCCGGGAGGCCGCGAGCGCGGTGTTCTGCTCGCTCGCCCGCAGGCTGTCGGATGGCGAGGACGTGAAGCTCTACCGCGCGCTGCCCGGCGGCATCGGCGCCATCCTGGGGGCCTGCTCGGTGCACCGGGGGCCCTCACGCGCCAAGCGCATTGGCCGCGATGAGTTCATCACCGACGTGGCGGACCACCTGAACATCAAGCCCGACCAGGCCTTCCGCGTCGTCACCGCGGTGTTCACCGCCGTGCGCGACCGCATCCCCGAGGAGGAGGTCGCCGCCGTGGCGTCGCAGCTGCCCGCCGACCTGGGCGACCTGTTCCGCAGACCTGTCTGA
- a CDS encoding SDR family NAD(P)-dependent oxidoreductase has product MAERMRLQGRTAVVTGAASGIGRAIAVCLARKGCHLALADVNEAGLAETADLAKAPELRISRHRLDVSDKEAVEAFPAKVTAEHPGVDLLFNNAGVALGGSFEQVSSDDFEWLFGINFWGVVRLSRAFLPLLRQSDDARLVNLSSVFGLVAPPGQVAYAASKFAVRGFSEGLRHELEGTTVGVTVVHPGGVATSIAASARAPSGAAEEEVTRRRKSFQKMLRLPAEAAGDIIVRGVEAREQRILVGKDAVALAMLARLFPVTYWKLLGSRLRS; this is encoded by the coding sequence GTGGCTGAGCGCATGCGGCTTCAAGGCAGGACGGCGGTTGTCACCGGCGCGGCGAGCGGCATCGGCCGCGCCATCGCGGTCTGCCTGGCACGCAAGGGCTGTCACCTCGCGCTCGCGGACGTGAACGAGGCCGGGCTCGCCGAAACGGCGGACCTCGCGAAGGCGCCGGAGCTGCGCATCAGCCGCCACCGGCTGGACGTGTCCGACAAGGAGGCCGTGGAGGCCTTCCCGGCGAAGGTGACGGCGGAGCACCCCGGGGTCGACCTGCTCTTCAACAACGCGGGCGTCGCGCTCGGAGGTTCGTTCGAGCAGGTGAGCAGCGACGACTTCGAGTGGCTGTTCGGCATCAACTTCTGGGGCGTGGTGCGCCTGAGCCGCGCCTTCCTTCCCCTGCTGCGCCAGAGCGACGACGCGCGGCTGGTGAACCTCTCCAGCGTCTTCGGCCTGGTGGCGCCGCCGGGACAGGTGGCCTACGCGGCGAGCAAGTTCGCCGTCCGCGGCTTCTCCGAGGGCCTGCGCCACGAGCTGGAGGGCACCACCGTGGGCGTCACCGTGGTGCACCCGGGCGGCGTCGCGACATCCATCGCCGCGAGCGCCCGGGCCCCCTCCGGCGCGGCCGAGGAGGAGGTCACCCGCCGCCGCAAGTCGTTCCAGAAGATGCTGCGGCTGCCGGCGGAGGCCGCGGGCGACATCATCGTCCGAGGGGTCGAAGCGCGCGAGCAGCGCATCCTCGTGGGCAAGGACGCCGTGGCGCTGGCGATGCTCGCCCGCCTCTTCCCCGTGACGTACTGGAAGCTGCTCGGCTCGCGCCTGCGCTCCTGA
- a CDS encoding flavin-containing monooxygenase: protein MPLSSAEPSSHVDVLIIGAGLSGIGAAYHLQERCPTLSYAILEGRGAMGGTWDLFRYPGIRSDSDMYTLGYRFRPWLGGKAIADGPSIKAYIEETAAEYGIDQRIRYHHRVTRAEWSSVDARWTVDVEVGPDRAPLRMTCGFLYACTGYYDYASGYTPTWPGTERFQGRVVHPQHWPEDLDYGGKRVVVIGSGATAVTLVPAMADRAAHVTMLQRSPTYIADQPAEDGVARALRYVLPRRAAYAVARWKNVLRGMLLYGLARSRPGLFKWLLRLGVRRALGKTYDVDTHFSPRYNPWDERLCVAPDGDLFRSIREGRASVVTDHIESFTETGLQLRSGAHVDADIIVTATGLNVKILSGVSLAVDGEPVQLARTLAYKGMMFSDVPNLVAAFGYTNASWTLKCDLVAEYTCRLLNHMKQHGYTQSVPRVTGPAMTPEPVLDFRSGYVQRALDSLPRQGTRAPWRLYQNYVRDLVMMRYGRVDDEAMEFKRSGSAASGQALLPDAGTRSNAEVVRG from the coding sequence ATGCCGCTGTCCTCCGCCGAGCCGTCCTCGCACGTCGATGTGTTGATCATCGGCGCGGGCCTGTCGGGCATCGGCGCCGCGTACCATTTGCAGGAGCGCTGCCCCACCCTGAGCTACGCCATCCTGGAGGGGCGCGGGGCCATGGGCGGCACGTGGGATTTGTTCCGCTACCCGGGCATCCGCTCGGACTCGGACATGTACACGCTGGGCTACCGGTTCCGGCCGTGGCTGGGGGGCAAGGCCATCGCGGATGGGCCCTCCATCAAGGCGTACATCGAGGAGACCGCGGCGGAGTACGGCATCGACCAGCGGATCCGCTACCACCACCGCGTCACCCGCGCCGAGTGGTCCTCCGTGGACGCGCGCTGGACCGTGGACGTGGAGGTGGGTCCCGACCGCGCGCCCCTCCGCATGACGTGCGGCTTCCTCTACGCCTGCACCGGCTACTACGACTACGCGAGCGGCTACACGCCCACGTGGCCCGGTACCGAGCGCTTCCAGGGCCGCGTCGTGCACCCTCAGCACTGGCCCGAGGATCTGGACTACGGAGGCAAGCGCGTGGTCGTCATCGGCAGTGGAGCGACGGCGGTGACGCTGGTCCCCGCCATGGCCGACCGCGCCGCGCACGTCACGATGTTGCAGCGCTCGCCCACGTACATCGCGGATCAACCGGCCGAGGACGGCGTCGCCCGGGCGTTGAGGTACGTCCTCCCCCGGCGCGCGGCCTACGCGGTCGCGCGCTGGAAGAACGTCCTGCGCGGCATGCTCCTCTACGGCCTCGCGCGCAGCCGGCCGGGACTGTTCAAGTGGCTCTTGCGCCTGGGCGTGCGGCGCGCGCTGGGCAAGACCTACGACGTCGATACGCACTTCTCGCCCCGCTACAACCCGTGGGACGAGCGGCTGTGCGTCGCCCCCGACGGCGACCTCTTCCGTAGCATCCGTGAGGGGCGCGCCTCCGTGGTGACGGACCACATCGAGTCCTTCACCGAGACGGGCCTCCAGCTGCGCTCCGGCGCGCACGTGGACGCGGACATCATCGTCACCGCCACGGGGCTGAACGTGAAGATCCTCAGCGGCGTGTCGCTGGCCGTGGACGGCGAGCCCGTCCAACTGGCGAGGACGCTCGCGTACAAGGGGATGATGTTCAGCGACGTGCCCAACCTCGTCGCGGCCTTCGGGTACACCAACGCGTCGTGGACCCTGAAGTGTGACCTGGTGGCCGAGTACACCTGCCGCCTGCTCAATCACATGAAGCAGCACGGCTACACGCAATCCGTGCCCCGCGTGACGGGCCCGGCCATGACGCCGGAGCCCGTGCTCGACTTCCGCTCCGGCTACGTGCAGCGCGCGCTGGACTCCCTGCCCCGCCAGGGCACACGCGCCCCGTGGCGCCTGTACCAGAACTACGTCCGCGACCTGGTGATGATGCGCTACGGCCGCGTGGACGACGAAGCCATGGAGTTCAAGCGGTCTGGGAGCGCGGCCTCGGGACAGGCGCTGCTTCCTGATGCAGGCACCCGTTCCAACGCGGAGGTGGTCCGTGGCTGA
- a CDS encoding TetR/AcrR family transcriptional regulator, whose translation MTSPSEQTGESPRERLVAGLAQAIVEMGYARLTIADIVRHARVSRRTFYEHFEDKDACLLALYAAQSARLLAEIQAAIQHAPPGEMRASIGAAVYLSSLQSRPGLVRTLLVEILHVGPKGFELRRQVMRSFAELMRREFDAAGTGATLSPAIAMALVGGINELILEAVEEDRVDRLSELAGPVAAFVRGLMEARPLAK comes from the coding sequence GTGACGTCCCCCTCCGAGCAAACAGGTGAGTCCCCCCGGGAGCGGCTCGTCGCGGGCCTGGCGCAGGCCATCGTGGAGATGGGCTACGCCCGGCTGACCATCGCGGACATCGTGCGGCACGCGCGCGTGTCGAGGCGCACGTTCTACGAACACTTCGAGGACAAGGACGCGTGCCTGCTGGCGCTCTACGCGGCGCAGAGCGCCCGGCTGCTGGCCGAGATCCAGGCGGCCATCCAGCACGCGCCTCCAGGGGAGATGCGGGCCAGCATCGGCGCGGCCGTGTACCTCTCCAGCCTCCAGAGCCGGCCGGGGCTCGTGCGGACGCTCCTCGTGGAGATATTGCATGTCGGTCCGAAGGGCTTCGAGCTGCGCCGCCAGGTGATGCGCAGCTTCGCGGAGCTGATGCGGCGGGAGTTCGACGCGGCGGGCACCGGGGCCACGCTGTCCCCGGCGATCGCCATGGCGCTGGTGGGCGGCATCAACGAGCTCATCCTGGAGGCCGTGGAGGAGGACCGCGTCGACCGGCTCTCGGAGCTGGCTGGCCCCGTCGCGGCGTTCGTGCGGGGCCTGATGGAGGCACGGCCTCTTGCGAAGTGA
- a CDS encoding GFA family protein, with translation MSQRRASCVCGQLRVECTGDPVRISMCHCFACQQRTGSVYGVQARFRREDITAIEGRSQTFIRKGDESGTPTTFHFCPECGSTVYYVGSQQPELVAIAVGAFADPKFPAPVFSVYEERSHAWAVPRGIPMEHMD, from the coding sequence ATGTCCCAGCGTCGAGCGTCGTGTGTCTGCGGTCAGCTTCGCGTGGAGTGCACGGGAGACCCGGTCCGGATCTCCATGTGCCACTGCTTCGCCTGTCAGCAGCGCACCGGCAGCGTGTACGGCGTGCAGGCCCGCTTCCGGCGCGAAGACATCACCGCCATCGAGGGACGCTCCCAGACGTTCATCCGCAAGGGCGATGAGAGCGGCACCCCCACCACCTTCCACTTCTGTCCGGAGTGCGGCTCGACGGTCTACTACGTGGGCTCGCAGCAGCCGGAGCTCGTGGCGATCGCCGTGGGAGCCTTCGCGGATCCGAAGTTCCCCGCCCCCGTCTTCTCCGTCTACGAAGAGCGCAGTCATGCCTGGGCCGTGCCCCGAGGCATCCCCATGGAGCACATGGACTGA
- a CDS encoding alpha/beta fold hydrolase, whose product MARSTPHRITCADGFELHATLHSPEGPVRGVVLMHPATAMPASMYFAFAARLTDDGFAVVTYNYRGVNPSGVAKRTRAGFLTWADQDVDAVTRWAAEQYPGLPLLAVGHSFGGHAIGLSASSQQLTAAVTVASQAGSLRFIPSFRERLLVSLYLKLIGPLCARFLGYMPYARLGLGEDVPAQASLEWSRWASLPRFYFDDPSVDAAARLSRLRMPVLAIGLDDDPWAPPEAIDLVCAHLTGCSVERRQFSPEDSLGQGICHLGFFREHHATTLWPLVRDWLRRHAPERG is encoded by the coding sequence ATGGCACGCTCGACTCCGCATCGCATCACCTGCGCCGATGGCTTCGAACTGCACGCCACGCTGCACAGCCCGGAGGGCCCTGTCCGGGGCGTGGTGCTGATGCATCCCGCCACGGCCATGCCCGCGAGCATGTACTTCGCGTTCGCCGCGCGGCTGACGGACGACGGCTTCGCGGTGGTGACCTACAACTACCGGGGCGTGAACCCTTCCGGCGTGGCGAAGCGGACGCGTGCCGGGTTCCTCACCTGGGCTGATCAGGACGTGGACGCGGTGACCCGCTGGGCGGCGGAGCAATACCCGGGGCTGCCGTTGCTGGCCGTGGGACACAGCTTCGGCGGCCACGCCATTGGACTGAGCGCGAGCAGCCAGCAGCTCACCGCGGCGGTGACGGTGGCGTCCCAGGCCGGGAGCCTGCGGTTCATCCCGTCCTTCCGGGAGCGGCTGCTGGTCTCGCTGTACCTCAAGCTCATCGGACCGCTGTGCGCACGGTTCCTGGGCTACATGCCCTATGCGCGGCTGGGGCTTGGCGAGGACGTCCCCGCCCAGGCGTCGCTGGAGTGGAGCCGCTGGGCGTCGCTGCCCCGCTTCTACTTCGATGATCCGAGCGTGGACGCCGCGGCCCGCTTGAGCCGGCTGCGCATGCCGGTGCTGGCCATTGGCCTGGACGATGACCCCTGGGCACCGCCCGAAGCCATCGACCTGGTCTGTGCGCACCTCACCGGCTGCTCCGTGGAGCGCCGGCAGTTCTCCCCCGAGGACAGTCTGGGCCAGGGCATCTGCCACCTGGGCTTCTTCCGCGAGCACCACGCCACCACGCTCTGGCCCCTGGTGAGGGACTGGCTGCGCCGCCACGCCCCGGAGCGCGGCTGA
- a CDS encoding TonB-dependent receptor: protein MMRSRPVSIALLGAALLLAPAAYAAPKKASAKTAQSSKKKSQPAEARRVAVLASGPHAEAARDALEAELARRPARYEIVPESAVRAAASRLGRDPTQPAGAAAVASELGLSAVLVADTSTVGKKHQVRVTVRNGKDGKALASPAAAKPATPKLVPVAVKRQWTALERGLQKSSAPVAAPVAPPQPPTPVEPEPAVKPATPIAETPAPTTTPAAEPIRKPVAAAPKETKETKAPEKEEDSLSTEAEQASAPIVEGALGVKLFGRSLRYKDDVFGVLRPYTLGPDVGGFALPGAPQVAGDVTVYPLAAFQKGALARLGITGAIDQSFGLKSTGSTGAVSYPTTAREWQAGLRYVIPFGEAQRHGFEITGTYGMNTFRIDAVDGERPLDLPNVEYKTAGLGLGVRAALSEKFDFNFRLGYQHPLDSGELSSDAWFPRMSAGAVTGSATLAYRLNRILDVRVKADLRRYFFKFNPEPGDPYVAGGAVDQYPGLSFQLGFRY, encoded by the coding sequence ATGATGCGCTCCCGTCCTGTCTCCATCGCCCTGCTGGGCGCGGCCCTGCTGCTCGCCCCCGCCGCGTACGCCGCGCCGAAGAAGGCGTCCGCGAAGACGGCGCAGTCCTCGAAGAAGAAGTCGCAGCCCGCGGAGGCGCGCCGCGTGGCGGTGCTCGCCTCCGGTCCGCACGCGGAAGCGGCGCGCGACGCGCTGGAGGCGGAGCTGGCCCGCCGTCCGGCCCGCTACGAAATCGTCCCCGAGTCCGCGGTGCGCGCCGCGGCCTCGCGCCTGGGCCGGGATCCGACGCAGCCCGCTGGCGCCGCCGCCGTGGCGAGCGAGCTGGGCCTGAGCGCGGTGCTGGTCGCGGACACGTCCACCGTGGGCAAGAAGCACCAGGTGCGCGTCACCGTGCGCAACGGCAAGGACGGCAAGGCGCTGGCCTCGCCCGCCGCCGCGAAGCCCGCCACGCCCAAGCTGGTGCCCGTGGCGGTGAAGCGCCAGTGGACGGCGCTGGAGCGCGGCCTGCAGAAGTCCAGCGCGCCGGTGGCCGCCCCGGTGGCGCCTCCGCAGCCCCCCACGCCCGTGGAGCCGGAGCCGGCGGTGAAGCCCGCGACACCCATCGCGGAGACGCCCGCGCCCACGACGACGCCCGCCGCGGAGCCCATCCGCAAGCCGGTGGCCGCGGCTCCCAAGGAGACCAAGGAGACCAAGGCCCCGGAGAAGGAAGAGGACTCCCTCTCCACGGAGGCGGAGCAGGCCTCCGCGCCCATCGTGGAGGGCGCGCTGGGTGTGAAGCTGTTCGGCCGGTCGCTGCGCTACAAGGACGACGTGTTCGGCGTGCTGCGGCCGTACACGCTGGGCCCGGACGTGGGCGGCTTCGCGCTGCCGGGCGCGCCCCAGGTGGCGGGTGACGTGACGGTCTATCCGCTCGCGGCCTTCCAGAAGGGCGCGCTGGCGCGGCTGGGCATCACGGGCGCCATTGATCAGTCCTTCGGGCTGAAGTCCACGGGCTCCACGGGCGCGGTCTCCTACCCCACCACGGCGCGCGAGTGGCAGGCGGGCCTGCGCTACGTGATTCCCTTCGGCGAGGCGCAGCGCCACGGCTTCGAGATCACCGGCACGTACGGGATGAACACGTTCCGCATCGACGCGGTGGACGGCGAGCGGCCGTTGGACCTGCCCAACGTGGAGTACAAGACGGCGGGCCTGGGGCTGGGCGTGCGGGCGGCGCTGTCGGAGAAGTTCGACTTCAACTTCCGGCTCGGCTACCAGCACCCGCTGGACTCCGGCGAGCTGTCCTCGGACGCGTGGTTCCCGCGCATGTCCGCGGGCGCCGTCACCGGTAGCGCCACGCTGGCGTACCGGCTCAACCGCATCCTGGACGTGAGGGTGAAGGCGGACCTGCGCCGCTACTTCTTCAAGTTCAACCCGGAGCCGGGCGACCCGTACGTCGCCGGTGGCGCCGTGGATCAGTACCCCGGCCTGTCGTTCCAGCTGGGCTTCCGCTACTAG
- a CDS encoding ABC1 kinase family protein, with the protein MNLQDLNRIRQIALIAARHGFGEVTERAGVWRLLGGRKEKVEVSDEARRESTARRFRLFLAELGPTFIKLGQVLSTRADLLPGEFVEELATLQDNVEAIPLEQVHAQIRDALGKDVQELFAQVDPEPLAAASIAQVHRAVTLEGEEVVIKVQRPGIAQRIDADLGVLRSLARLLEAVVEETGIYSPSGIVDEFDRAIHEELDFINEATNIRAFLENHKDRPYLKIPRVHAALSSRTVLTMEFIRGEKINPAALPEADRKQIAQHILEASFRQLFDDGLFHGDPHPGNVLLMEGNRLALLDFGVVGRLTRPMQETLVMLCLAVALKDSDSVARILYRVGVPDARANLMGFRNDIDSILGQHLPTTLGQVDARTLLRDLLDLAVKYRIRIPKEYALLSRASVSTEGMLRGLYPELNIIEVALPYAKELMAGRYDPTQLQGGLMRTLLRFQSMAQDLPTQLSQILLDLETGKFSVTVRAEQFDKLNENLRSVAVIAFLGLCACGFIVGAFIAFAPRPPMYGNTPVLGIVGIALAAALFGAVLTWYLFGGRFGKVSVTRFLKKRR; encoded by the coding sequence ATGAACCTCCAGGACCTCAACCGCATCCGGCAGATTGCCCTCATCGCCGCCCGCCACGGCTTCGGTGAGGTGACCGAGCGCGCAGGCGTCTGGCGCCTGCTCGGCGGCCGCAAGGAGAAGGTAGAGGTCTCCGACGAGGCCCGCCGCGAGTCCACCGCGCGCCGCTTCCGCCTCTTCCTGGCGGAGCTGGGCCCCACGTTCATCAAGCTGGGCCAGGTGCTCTCCACCCGCGCGGACCTGCTGCCCGGGGAGTTCGTGGAGGAGCTGGCCACGCTCCAGGACAACGTGGAGGCCATCCCCCTGGAGCAGGTCCACGCGCAGATCCGCGACGCCCTGGGCAAGGATGTGCAGGAGCTGTTCGCCCAGGTGGATCCGGAGCCGCTCGCCGCCGCGTCCATCGCCCAGGTGCACCGCGCGGTGACGCTGGAAGGCGAGGAGGTCGTCATCAAGGTCCAGCGCCCCGGCATCGCCCAGCGCATCGACGCGGACCTGGGCGTGCTGCGCTCGCTGGCGCGCCTGCTGGAGGCCGTGGTGGAGGAGACGGGCATCTACTCGCCCTCCGGCATCGTGGACGAGTTCGACCGGGCCATCCACGAGGAGCTGGACTTCATCAACGAGGCCACCAACATCCGCGCGTTCCTGGAGAACCACAAGGACCGCCCGTACCTCAAGATTCCGCGCGTGCACGCGGCGCTCTCCAGCCGCACCGTGCTCACCATGGAGTTCATCCGCGGGGAGAAGATCAACCCCGCCGCCCTGCCGGAAGCGGACCGCAAGCAGATCGCCCAGCACATCCTGGAGGCCAGCTTCCGCCAGCTCTTCGACGACGGCCTGTTCCACGGCGACCCGCACCCCGGCAACGTGCTGCTCATGGAGGGCAACCGGCTGGCGCTGCTGGACTTCGGCGTGGTGGGCCGGCTCACCCGCCCCATGCAGGAGACGCTGGTGATGCTGTGCCTGGCGGTGGCGCTCAAGGACAGCGACTCCGTGGCGCGCATCCTCTACCGCGTGGGCGTGCCGGACGCGCGCGCCAACCTGATGGGCTTCCGCAACGACATCGACTCCATCCTGGGCCAGCACCTGCCCACCACGCTGGGCCAGGTGGACGCGCGCACGCTCCTGCGCGACCTGCTGGACCTGGCCGTGAAGTACCGCATCCGCATCCCCAAGGAGTACGCGCTGCTGTCGCGCGCCTCCGTCTCCACCGAAGGCATGCTGCGCGGGCTCTACCCGGAGCTGAACATCATCGAGGTCGCGCTGCCGTACGCGAAGGAGCTGATGGCGGGCCGCTATGATCCGACCCAGCTCCAGGGCGGCCTGATGCGCACGCTCCTGCGCTTCCAGTCCATGGCGCAGGACCTGCCTACGCAGCTGTCGCAGATATTGCTGGACCTGGAGACGGGCAAGTTCAGCGTCACGGTGCGCGCGGAGCAGTTCGACAAGCTCAACGAGAACCTGCGCAGCGTGGCCGTCATCGCCTTCCTGGGCCTGTGCGCGTGCGGCTTCATCGTGGGCGCGTTCATCGCCTTCGCGCCCCGGCCGCCCATGTACGGGAACACTCCGGTGCTGGGCATCGTCGGCATCGCGCTGGCGGCGGCCCTCTTCGGCGCGGTGCTCACCTGGTACCTGTTCGGCGGCCGGTTCGGGAAGGTCAGCGTGACCCGCTTCCTCAAGAAGCGCAGGTAG
- the nhaA gene encoding Na+/H+ antiporter NhaA, with translation MANSPQTTSRPPVPALFKVALAPVQAFFRLEASSGILLALCAVAALAWANSPWGSTYAAVFDAPLHLEIVGHGGHFTFREFINDGLMTLFFFLVGMEIKRELAAGELRTFSRALLPLIAALGGMVVPAALYLFFTWGTPAQSGWAIPMATDIAFAIGCLTLVKARVSQGLVVFLTALAIFDDIGGILVIALFYGTGLHVEWLAVGAGLVAVLWGLNRFYVRNGLVYAVVGAALWYAMHHGGIHATLSGVVLGLCIPALPTRPGREVLEELAEYIRGLVSRPDDEGARSAQLLHIEEALEDIEPPLNRFVHLWHGYVAYGIVPLFALANSGVDVSGMSLSDLLKPLPLGIIMGLFVGKQVGIFLFTLAAVRAGVSPLPTGGGVAQLHGVSVVAGIGFTVALFVAGLAFVGQPALLAEAKLGILVGSLLSAVVGYVLLRYVAHPPQASAQASP, from the coding sequence ATGGCGAACTCTCCCCAGACGACGAGCCGTCCTCCCGTCCCCGCCCTGTTCAAGGTGGCCCTGGCCCCCGTGCAGGCGTTCTTCCGGCTGGAGGCCAGCAGCGGCATCCTCCTGGCGCTCTGCGCGGTGGCAGCGCTCGCCTGGGCCAACTCCCCCTGGGGCTCCACCTACGCCGCCGTCTTCGACGCGCCCCTGCACCTGGAGATCGTGGGCCACGGCGGGCACTTCACCTTCCGTGAGTTCATCAACGACGGGCTGATGACGCTCTTCTTCTTCCTCGTGGGGATGGAGATCAAACGCGAGCTGGCCGCGGGCGAGCTGCGCACCTTCTCCCGCGCGCTGCTGCCGCTCATCGCCGCGCTGGGCGGCATGGTGGTGCCCGCCGCGCTCTACCTCTTCTTCACCTGGGGCACGCCCGCCCAGAGCGGCTGGGCCATCCCCATGGCCACGGACATCGCGTTCGCCATCGGCTGCCTCACGCTGGTGAAGGCACGCGTGAGCCAGGGGCTGGTGGTGTTCCTCACCGCGCTCGCCATCTTCGACGACATCGGCGGCATCCTCGTCATCGCGCTCTTCTACGGGACGGGCCTGCACGTGGAGTGGCTCGCGGTGGGCGCGGGCCTGGTCGCGGTGCTCTGGGGGCTCAACCGCTTCTACGTGCGCAATGGCCTCGTCTACGCCGTCGTGGGCGCGGCGCTCTGGTACGCCATGCACCACGGCGGCATCCACGCCACGCTGTCCGGCGTGGTGCTGGGCCTCTGCATCCCCGCGCTGCCCACCCGCCCGGGCCGCGAGGTGCTGGAGGAGCTGGCGGAGTACATCCGGGGGCTGGTGTCCCGGCCGGACGATGAGGGCGCGCGGAGCGCGCAGCTGCTCCACATCGAGGAGGCGCTGGAGGACATCGAGCCGCCGCTCAATCGCTTCGTGCACCTGTGGCACGGCTACGTCGCCTACGGCATCGTGCCGCTGTTCGCGCTGGCCAACTCCGGCGTGGACGTGTCCGGGATGTCGCTTTCAGACCTGCTCAAGCCCCTGCCGCTGGGCATCATCATGGGCCTCTTCGTGGGCAAGCAGGTGGGCATCTTCCTGTTCACCCTCGCGGCGGTGCGGGCGGGGGTGTCCCCGCTGCCCACCGGCGGCGGCGTCGCGCAGCTGCACGGGGTGTCGGTGGTGGCCGGCATCGGCTTCACGGTGGCCCTCTTCGTGGCCGGGCTGGCCTTCGTGGGACAGCCGGCCCTGCTGGCGGAGGCCAAGCTGGGCATCCTGGTGGGCTCCCTGCTCTCCGCCGTCGTGGGCTACGTCCTCTTGCGCTACGTGGCCCACCCGCCCCAGGCTTCCGCCCAGGCTTCGCCATGA